The following coding sequences lie in one Patescibacteria group bacterium genomic window:
- a CDS encoding ParB/RepB/Spo0J family partition protein encodes MALGRGLSSLIPSIDKRVAQAAVAQVSVDDIVPNPHQPRRHFSHQELEELVQSIKQHGILQPLLVSPAARGYELIAGERRLRSAKIAGLETVPVIVRQVDELEKIELALIENIQRSDLSPIEKAEGYRKLLQEFGLNHDEAAKKLGLSRSSFSNTLRLLDLPGDIQKALAEGKITEGHAKVLLGLDNERDQRRYVELIKTDHLSVQKLTTAVSGVTKQRHSLPSGVFSEELATALGTKVKITPTQIIIEYYSPAELNTIIKKITRNS; translated from the coding sequence ATGGCACTAGGTCGAGGGCTAAGTTCCCTGATTCCATCAATTGATAAACGGGTTGCTCAAGCGGCCGTGGCGCAAGTCTCGGTTGATGATATCGTTCCAAATCCGCATCAACCCCGGCGGCATTTTTCTCATCAAGAACTTGAGGAGCTGGTACAATCCATCAAACAACATGGTATTTTACAACCGTTATTAGTGTCACCGGCGGCACGCGGTTATGAACTAATCGCTGGCGAACGTCGTTTACGTTCGGCCAAAATTGCCGGTTTGGAAACCGTGCCAGTGATTGTCAGACAGGTTGATGAATTAGAAAAAATCGAGCTGGCTTTGATTGAAAATATTCAACGCTCAGATTTAAGTCCAATTGAAAAAGCCGAGGGTTACCGCAAATTATTACAGGAGTTTGGTTTGAACCATGATGAAGCGGCTAAAAAACTTGGGTTATCACGCTCCAGTTTTTCAAACACTTTGCGCTTATTAGATTTGCCCGGCGATATTCAAAAAGCCTTAGCCGAGGGTAAAATCACCGAAGGGCATGCTAAGGTATTATTGGGTTTAGATAACGAACGTGATCAGCGTCGGTATGTGGAGTTGATTAAAACTGATCACTTGTCTGTGCAAAAATTAACCACCGCGGTGTCTGGTGTCACTAAACAACGTCATAGTTTACCATCCGGTGTGTTTTCCGAAGAATTAGCTACAGCTTTGGGTACTAAAGTAAAAATTACTCCCACGCAAATTATTATTGAATATTATTCTCCAGCGGAGTTAAACACTATCATTAAAAAAATCACTCGTAATAGTTAA